From Bactrocera oleae isolate idBacOlea1 chromosome 4, idBacOlea1, whole genome shotgun sequence:
CGCTCTTTAACAACGCTGCACCATCCAATGGTATACCATCTAAGTCCTCGTCGTCCTTTTCATCACCTGACAAGGGAGCCCCATCAATATCGTCTTGCAGTTCTTCTACAGCTTCCTCTATTGGAGGTGGAGATGGCGCGATCTTGATATAAAAGGTttcaacatataatatatttatatatacatatatatatatactagaagGTCCGGttataataaactattcaatacagtgaaataaattgaaaaaattgcgCTCCTATTAATTGAGATATAAACTACATATCCTATCTTTTAAGTTGTTTACGAGTTTATCGCGGTTAAACAACGCGTaacttaatttttgtatataaagtaaagtaaatatattaataattaattcttTTGCGGAGAACTTTTTATATACCTGTTTTCCCAAAAATACACTTTTCAATTTTGCTAAAAATTCTTTAGGATATATTGTCCATTCCTCCCAAACTCGTATTACATTGATAACACGCGACTTTAAACCTTCAGCCTTTAACCGACTCTCCATTGAGttgaaaaaattgtgcaaattttcgaatatttccACTAAATGTTTTTCAATGCTGAAAGAGTTGTATTGTTGTTAAATATTGTGATTAAATATTTcatgttatttatatttacgcTTTTCTGAAGAATGAAGCATTCGAAACTTTCACAGTACAATTATGCAATAAATCGGAGATGAGGTAAAGACgagcaattttttttgaaaccaaTGTGTCTGGATTGGATAACGATTCGGTAATGCACTCACAAATTTCATCTGCAGCATCAGCGTGTTCGATGCAAAATATCATTGCATCACCAATGCGGAAGCGTTCAGGCGTTATATGGCGTAAAAGGTCTTCTAGGCGAACGCGTTGGCTAAAAATGAATGTTATGAATACAAAGGTACATCATTGCTAGATAATTACGTACGCATTTGAAAGTGCACCTTTGTGCACAACGGTGGCATCGGGATCAACGACTAGTTCTTCTGGCATACCCATTGTGTAAAAGTTTGCTATCGGTGGCTTCCAGATTGGACCTCCTTTAAACATTCGAAATTCTTTTTCATTCCATTCTGAGGGAGTATCACCTTGCAATAATGAAAACAGTTTCCATCGATAATATATATGCGCAGGACTTTCATTGtcgaataaaaacgaaaataatggATTTTCTATTTCACGACTCATTATCAATGCCTCAAACATAGGGCCTTCGCGTATAACAAACTCAATCATACGATGTATAATATTGAGTACCGCTCTGCAATTCAATATGaacatttcttaaatattttatttagcaaCTTTATTAACTCTTACTTTTCTGTAGGTATGAAGACTTTCACAACAGATTTATGTAGAatctataaaaattaagaaacactTTATTGCAGAGATAAACATTAAATTGAAACAATCAACGTCTCTTACCTTTTCCATATTTTCTTTCTCTTCTTCTGTAGTGTATTCTTTGTAGTTAATTCTTGGTATACTTTGAGCATCTGCAGGTGGCGGTTGGGCGTTGAATGGTAGACCAGATGGCGGTGGAGGTAAAGTCAGTTCCAAAAGTGTAGGTGGTATAAAAATGGGTTGGTTCATTATTGGTACGGATTTACCCCAACCTAGACGCATCTCATAACCCATTATGTATCGTCCATTCAGAGTTCTGAGAGCTCTTTCGGCATCTTTACGACTCATATAAGCTACGAATCCACAATTACGACCtctttgtttttcttcttcGGAACGcggccacataatttttatgctTGCCAGCGGTCCATATCGTCCAAAAATTTCCATTAGCTGTTGTTCTGAAATCTAAAATTATGAATgtaaaaacataatatataacaaatctTTACtactatattattaaaatacaaaagtacCTTGGGACTGAGATTGCCTAAATAGAGATTAGTTGTATTTGGGTCGCCGGTATCGAATGATCCCGATTCCCGTGCTTCGGGTGTATTCTCAACGATCTGTTGAGCTACCGCCTGACCCGCCagatgtttgtatttgtgacgCTCTTCACGTTCCTCTTGTATTCTAAAAGAGGAGTTACATTTAATACAGTGTGGTATAGTTGTTGGTAACTTACTGTCTTAATTCTTCTTTAAACAATTctaaattgcttttttttttctcttggcTTTTCTTTTTAAGTGGAACTACATCTTTTTTTAGGTCCGATGCAAGCATTTTAGCGTATTCTTGTGCCTTTTCTGCTGCACTTTTCTCATCCAGCTTTGATCCAGGTTTATATAATTTACCCTTGTCGCGGTTGTCTTCACcttcgaaaataatatattacaaattacTAATCTCATGTTagttaaaaaatcattaaacttACGTCTTGAACCAGCATCATAAGTACCGGCTTTTACCCATACTTTGGATGAGGCACTAGGTGCTTCTTGAAATGTTTCCACAAATTCTTTGAATACCTgacaagtataaaaataaactttagtacactttatttttttatttaaataaattattgattaCATGTGCTGCGGCAGCTTCATCTTCTTTCTTCTTCTGTTCTTCAATTTCCTTTTTGGAAAGAGTGCGTTTGCCCATGTTCCCAACGGCGAAAGCTTCTAGTTTCTTTTCACTAATACGCTATGAATGAAATGTATATCATATTTTACGGAAGACAATCAAAAGTGATCAATATTTACCTTcatatttagtaaataaatatcaagCAGAGTTTTACAGAAACCAAACCAAGAAAACCTTGTTCCCAAAAAGTTAAGCTGATTGTTCTTCttctttaatattaaaacatcGATTATATTCTTTAGATATGCGGTTATCTTATCgatcagaaataaatttttaaatattctttgaCGAGAAAAACTACTCAgataatataaattacaattttatatttctaccaaaaataatattattttttactttaatttcagAAAGTgagtaaataatttgtttaaccCAATTATTTTTCGCAATTAACAAATAGGGCAACACTCTAGAGGATTTTGTATTATTGTTTATGGCTGATTGATTTATACTTGCTGTTTTACTAGCTGGCGTAGAGTTATTTATCAAATTTTGATTCATCTTAACgcataaaaaaagatatataaaaatgatttgtAGATTGTGTCTGAAGCATTTTAAagatgtaattaatatttttgacgaGATAGGGATTGAATTAAATGTTGCTGCTGTACTTGCTAAATACTTCTGGTTCGAGGTAGGTTACCAAAACAACGTCTGCACAATAGGtatttcattaacttttattaaatgattATTTTTAGCCAAGAAGTGATGATCCTATATCTACTGCAATATGCAATTCGTGTTGGATTAGCGTTTCCAATTTCAATGAGTTTTACTTAGGTGTGGAGGAAGCTCATAGGCTATTAACAGAACGATTTTCTTTAAAGACCGATATAGAGCCCAATTGCCGTAAAAGGCGTAACTATTCAATAACCGAGGAAAAAGATGTCAATGCATGGTTAGATCAAAATTTGTCAACTACAATTCCCAAAAATGACTTTAGTAATGATGATGAATTAATAAACAATAGACAAAATATCTGTACGCTCGACAAACCTGCTGTCAAAGGTTTAAACTGTGTTGAACCGAAAGAATTGAATGGTGAACAGTCACTAGATGGTGATGAGCCTTACATAAATAGTGAATCATTTATGGAGGAAGTTATGGGTATAGTTGAAGAAAGCGAAGGTgatgaattttataaataaaaatatatttcaactaTAAATATTAGCTAATTACTAACATTTTAGACGCACTTGCCTTACCGCTAGAACGGCAGCTACGTTCCACTCGCTCTAAAACAAAGAATTTTTTAGAGCCTAGCAAAAGCATTTCAGATTGCGGATCGAAAATAATAGGCAATGAATGCCAAAAGACAGATCTTGGAAAAAGAAAACGTCGGGGTCGACCAcctaaaattaaaagtgaaaaaaaggaTAAAAAAGGAAGAACGAAATCTAAAATTGACACAAATGAAGAAGATGATTCGCAACAGGAAAGCTATGAGGAACGGATGCGTCAAATTGATGAAAAAATCGCGCAATGTATACGTTTAGTATGTGATATTTGTGCAACGGAACAACAGACATTTTCTCAATTAAGAAAACATATGGAGAAAATTCATCAATGTAAAGGTTACGCAACTTGCTGCAATAAAAAGTTCAATAAACGAGCGCTTCTGGTAGGGCATATAGAAAAACATATTAATCCGGATTGTTATAGGTAAACTTAGTTATACTAAATATCAAATCGAAATGTAGTTTATGAGTGTTAAACTTTTCTATGTCTAGATGTGAGTCTTGCGACAAAACATTTGCCGATAAACAATGTATGCGTAACCATTTCTTGATCAAACACCAGCCGGAAGAAGAAAAGCAGTATCAATGTGAACACTGCCCGAAACGGTTTGCACGTCCATATATTCTTGAACAACATCGCCTTATTCATGAAGAACGTAGTCACATTTGTGATATCTGCAAAAGAGGGTAAATATAGTTCTCGTTATCGTATTTAATTCAactataaatgtatttataagttttcCTCTGCTCAAAAGGTTTGCATCAGCCAACATGTTGAGCACACATATGAAAACAATGCATTCGAGTTATGGTGCCACTATGTGTGATGTTTGTGCGAAGGTCATAAGGGGGCGCACAGCCTTTGCTCGACATCAATTGGAGCACTCTGGTATTGTTTTGCCGAAAGTTCAATGCGAAAAATGTGGATCATGGCATAAAGATAAATATAGTTTGCAGAAACATAAGCGACGTCATAACGATGATGGCACCTTACACGTTTGTAGTATTTGCGGAAAGGTGGCGCCAAATCGAAGCGCGCTACTCAGTCATCAACGTTATGTTCATAAATCTGAACGTGTTTTCGAGTGTAGTGTTTGCAAGAAGGCTTTCAAAAAGGCCATATCTTTAAAGGTATTTCCTAATATATGCATTCCTTAATTACTTACAGGGagaatctatatatatatatatatatatatgttttacagGAACATATGACCATGCATACAGGCGAGGTGTTATATAGTTGCCCACACTGTCCTAAAACATTTAATTCTAATGCAAATATGCATTCACATCGTAAGAAAATGCATCCTAAGGAGTTCGAAGAGACTCGCAAACAGCGGCGTGAAAATGCTGCGAAACCGGATGCTTATGTCGAGAAGATAGATAAAGACAAAGTAGCCGAAATAAAATCTTCAAAAGAGCAAAATGTTACAGAAGTCGATATCAGCAGTGAGGACGATAATATGCCACAAGTAATTATGATTAAATCAGACGATGGAAGAGAAACACACAACATTTTAGTGACAACAGAAGGTTTCAGTGATAACGAAGATGTGAATCCGAATgataatagtataatttttacaataaattagtATAACGTActtgaaataaagtttttattttatataatatacaaatcttTTCAATTTTAAGTAAATCCATATTTAGGCTAGCATATTAATTAGGCGGAAATTAAAATAGTTAGTGATATTCAGCAATTGATGCGATAATGCGATAAACGTGAATAGATAATACTAACCGCGCTCGCATATTATTTCGACCGCATTCGGTTCCATAAGTATAGACTCTAAACATCGATGTACAGCGGAACCTAGTATCTCATCAAGCAGAAAATTCACGAGACTGAAATAAATAAGtgttaacaatttattgaaaggaATTATTAAACAATATACGATATTTACTTCTCATCAGCGACGAATCGCCAAAGATTCATTTGCAAATAATGAGTATCCACTTGTACCTGTTGCAAGCCAAATTTACTAAATGTGCGAAAACGTACGCATTCCAAAAGagtctaaaataaatatatgcataattgtatagaaataaagatattcACCAAACAAATTTACCTTTAAGCCAATCTTAATGATACCAGTCACAATGGatacttttgaaaaatcaacatttgtaaatatgtcaATGCGTTCCGAAAATAATCGATGTATATTCGAGACATAACTAGATTCTAATTGCGATGGCGTATAATTCGACCAATTAGAACGATAATGTTGCTTAGTTGTTGTTAATGTGCTAAAATGGGTTTTACGACTAGAATCACTGCTTGCTGTCGTTCTAACGCCAGCTTCATAAAGACTAGCCACAACAGTTTCAATTGACCCCAGCTCCTCCACAACCCGTTTCATTACAGCCCGTACTGAACGAGGTTCTAGACAGTTTAGCCAATCACGAGTTTCTACGCTCTTCCTCATCATCTAATATGATGATAATGAGAATTTACTACATTATACATTACCTCCATatgcatatgaatatgtattatatatattgtaatacctGTGAAATATTTGTTCCCTGTAAACGAACATATGCATCTAGTAGGGTTTGCGCAGTTTCGCGCATTTCCGcacaaatttcagtttcatgagttaaTACTGCACTGTTTTCTGAATCAATTTCATATAAGTCGTCAACCAAAGtgatctaaaataaaaaagaaaaactagtaataataatttttgtaaaactgTAAACCTGAGAATTCACCAGAATATGCACGCCATTCTGTTCCATTTCAAGACATGTTTTTGATAGAACCAATAGAAGATTTGGAGGACTTGGACTTGAGATTTCAGCAAAGGAACACATTACTTTAGAAATATGACGCATGAATCCTGATAAATGTTATATACTAcacataataaaaattgaaggcaaatgtattattaatatttaccaATTAATAAACTCTCCCGTATACCTTCAACACATAGACCTCCTTTGTAATCTGCCTTAATATTGAATGACCAATCCGTCTGCAGAAATACCAATAAATCCTGTAGTACCCCTTTTACCTTTTCCACCATAGACATATACAAATTAGTAATTAATTCATTCAAATTTGCGCCAGTATTATTGTCACTTTTTGCAGATACTAGTGCCAAACGTACAGAGCTAAGGCTATCGGAGAAGTGATCTTTTAATGATTTAGAATGCGCTTCGCAAAGTTGATGTGCAGCTGCGATTATAATGTCTACTGTGTTACGTTGTATTTCCAAGCCACGACAAATATTGCGCATAGCCAGAAGGCGACGATGGAGGCGATCAAGGGCTCGAAGCAATATTTGTGTATCGCCGAAGCCTATGTCTGATTCAACACGATCATGAACGAGTGTCAAGTATTTGTCAACATTTTGATTAAGAAATACGTTTAATTGGCGCAAGGAATGTTCTTGAAAATCATCGCTAAagataacatatacatacatacatatatgaatttatatgcAATTCGGAacggatttttgaaaaaattttatcgcAACTCTTACCTTTCTTTATCATAGCTTTTTGttacaaacatatcaaaatatgAAGTAACCACTAATGTTAGATCATTGAGAAATCCTTCTATGCCCATATCAACAAATTCAATCATGTCTCGTTCAGTTTGATCcttgttatataaaaatcataaagcTATTTATGTAAAGTTCACATAAAACcttaaattatatgaaaatgtatggtTTAGGTCACCCAATAACGCAAGCttcagaattaaatttttttaaatcgtcttattttggcGCAAAGATTACAAAtacgtgagcggaaagtgaattttttttaaatctaatttatgtacatatatatatatatgatgtaGATGTAGAAAGAAGTTACCACGCGAAAGAACATGTGCTAAGTGtgttaagttttttttgtaaaaattcattttttataaattcaaaaaaatataattattgaaaaaatcgaCATACCGCTgtcggatttgtaatcttcgcatcaaaataagacgatttaaaaaaaaaagtaattttcgcAGACTCCttcgttgggggacctaaaTTTACATTTACCAATTATATTACAAATACCTGTAGTAGTACTATTTGTTCGTGCAAACGTTTTGCAGCACAAGTTAGCATTTCATTAGCCAAATCTGTAGGTTTTTCATCTAACTGCAATAATAATTCTCCAATTTCACTTAATGATTGAGCTGAATTACTCGCCTTTTGAAAATCAATCCTTAAACGTCCTTTCAAGTCGAGCAATATTGATACGCAATCTCTCTGAATACCATCGAACGAGGGTTGTCGACCATATTGAGCAAACACCATTTGTGCATGTAAATAGTCTTGCACAGCTTGAGTGTAATTCTGTTCTTCTATTAGACCCTTCAACTTCGCTGGCAAAGAGGATAAAAATTGTAAACGTTTAAGTAGCGAGTGTTTTTCAGCCAGACGACACAGTTGGGAACGAGTCCCCTGCAATGTATCCGTAATTTGTTCACTAAACGATGTTATGGAATTCATTTTATTGCGCAGCAAATTCATATCTGATTCCATTTCCTTGAAATCGTTTTTCATTTTTCGTATAGTATCTGTTGCCGATATGaatttattatagttttcaTAGACGAGTGTCTGCATATCGGaatgtagcgtttgagtgtccTTTATGACAGCAGTTTCAGTGTCCATGATTTGCTTTAAAGTACAATCCTGCGGATCACAACAAAAATTTACCAACACTTTTAAGAAATAAGGGTGTATGGCTTTACCTTTAATaacttttccaaatatttttcagaatcAAATGCCGAGCTATCCATATCATATGGATTACTAGCATGTTCTGTCATCCTGATGATATATTTAATGATAATGTAGTTGTTTGCTGCTTTAAGCGCTAACTGATAGTATTTTTTGTCCAACGAGGTCAAACGAGGTGCACAGagtatgaaaatattctctgtacaattgttaataaacttttatatatcagctgttcaagatatattagtgctgccagatatttataattagcttacatattattttaaatattttattgaatattggcatttaaaattaaacatgaCAATATATAATAAAGGCCGTGTGCCAAATGGTAGAAAATTCTGACAGCTAAAAGGCAAATTCTGACATTTTTCGTGGTGAATTCACGAAGAAACGAATATATAGGAACCGttgcatacaaattattatgCCAAACGGTAGAAAAATGAGAATTCTGACAGTTGCAAGTGAAAATTGACCGGTTTTCGTAGTAAATCCGAATGTCAGAACTTTTCCCAACTCCAAAGGtagttaaaattttgacaacttattattataaaatatattattaattcgtAATTATTCATTTGTTTAGTTATTATTCATTCCATTCAATACAGAAATGATATACTAAATAAGGAAAGAACAGAATGGTGAacataataaaacataaacagGTGGTAAAAACAACACTTGATAAacacaacaaatataaaataaacatttgtacTCGCCATGGGAACGAGTTTTATTATATGTTTGagatattgaaataattaactTCAATTGAATCTAAAGAAAGCAATCGAAACTAATATTGAGCAACATGTTTGTCTATTTAAGTAAGAaggtttgtattttttaatatatacatatgatgttcacacaaataaaaaaatatatattacatctAGATTGCTATACCGaacaatgtaaaattaaattgcatAGCTTGGAATAAAGAGCACGGGTATATAGCAGTCGCTGGTTCTGAGGGTCTATTAAAGGTTCTGAAGCTAGAGCAAGGTAGTACTATAGTATTCTCAATCTCATTTATTACCGTCTCCATTTATTCAGCGTCTAGCGGTCCCAATAAGGGTAATCTAGCTGCTGTATCAAATTTGTCTATGAATCAAACTCTGGACGGGCATAAGGAAGGTGTTAAAGTGGTCACTTGGAACGAAAGCCAGCAGAAATTGACTTCTTCGGATTTGAATGGCGTCATTATGGTTTGGATGATCTATAAAGGTTCTTGGTACGAAGAGATGACTAATGATCGAAAAAAATCGACCGTTAATAGCATGTGTTGGACATCAGATGGAGCTAAAATATGCATAGTGTACGAGGATGGGGCCATTATTGTAGGTATGTCAATTTATTGGAGTGCCTGAATGCGTGAACATTTTCTTGGTCATTCATGGTTACGAAATTGAATAATACAAACCCATTTGGTTAGTGTATAAACTGTTGATGcgttgtaaatgtttttaatatacataacaAAGCCTCATACATACATTTCCAACGTGAAGACCTAAATTATATTCACACACTCACGTTCTCTAATTTCTCCAGTTTTCACACCTAAATACTGATAGCATATCTACATAATTTAAGGCTCAGTGGATGGAAATCGTATTTGGGGGAAGGAGCTAAGGAATACACATTTAACTAGTGTACAATGGAGTCCAGACAATCGCTTGATATTATTTGGGTTAGCTAATGGTGAATGCCATCTTTATGACAACCAAGGAAATTTTGCGGTCAGTAGTTATTTAGGAGTATGGCCACTGTAGAATTTTCACAAAAtcgtgttttgtgttttttgcttaAACTATGCTTTATAGTCATAAAATTAAGTTTCAAGTTGATTTGTAGCgatgaacaatttttcaaacgACTTTAAGCGTGTATAGTAAGCCCACCTCTTCCTTCTCCTATTCCACCTCTGAAAATTTAAACGCGCTTTTCTGAAACCTTTTTTCCAATTGACGAGGCAAATAACTTGGAACAATTTTTATCCGATCATCTTTAAATTTTGAGATTATCTTTGGTATTGGATTTTGCATAGAAGTACGTGTGGAAatttcgattgatttaaaattttatttatgaccagttgatttcgaaattattaactaaaaattaaatttttctgttcaaatgattataatttttgatgaaattaatattttcaaatttatctaCGTATTTTAATGGGTAAATCATCAAATTTaactgaaaaaacatttttcatcagCTTGAGGTTCAAACTTGATAAGTGTTTCAGTAGTTCTGCGAATATAATGATTATatcactaaaaaaaataatgaatatgcACATTATTATATATCCGCTATAGTGCCCATACCCCTTAATAGTACAAACATCAATTATGCGTTTACAAATCTATACATTTTATACCGAAAACAGATGAAGCTAAATATACAGTGCGTCTCGCTTAGTCCAAATAGAAACTTTAAAATCTCGGCACTTTGTTGGTACAGTGGGCGGGCACCATCTAACCGACCAGTTCTGGCTATTTGTTTTGAGACGTGCAAATTGCAAATTATGCGAAATGAAAGCGATGACGGTGTGTAATTTTCCATAAACaatcaaaatttgaaatatatatgtatgtttatttgtattaaatcaTTTAGCCCCAGTTATCATCGATACTGGTATGCGAAATATTGCTGCTGAGTGGAATCAAGACGGATCTGTACTTTCTGTTTGTGGAATGCTTATAGATTACAATACTTCGAAGGAATCGAATCAAGTAAATTTTTACTCGCCATTCGGACATTTGATACGTACTTTGAAGGTTCCAGGGAATGAGATCTCTTCACTTTCATGGGAAGGAAAATCGCTACGCATTGCAATGGCTGTCGATTCtttcatatattttgcaaatatacGTCCCGATTATATGTGgtgttattttgaaaaaactgtTGTTTTTCTGAATAAAAACAGTACTAATCATACCCGAAATTCAACGACAAATGTTATCACTTTCTGGAATACAGTTTCTAATCAGGTGTCGTATACATAACTAAAGTCAATGTGTATAATACTTATAGTATAgtgcaaaataatatattataaacattttcagagTTTCCTAAAGGAAGTCGAACCGGCATTGGGGATGGCTGCTTGCAACGATCATTGTGTCTTAGCTGTAGAAtgcttaaatagtaatatgaaGGAAAATATTGTAACTGATGCTACAAATCCAATTCAGAATGACGATAAATGCTATCAGTTAATGTTGTGCAATTCTATTGGAACTACTGTGGATTGTAAGTACATAACTTTTATCCTCACAACGGTAAAATCACAAACATAAAATTTCTCTTGAGGCTAGATAAAGACAGCGttttataaaaagatatttctgacccaaaaaaaaatttcataaaaattttcaacgTTACCTACTTTTAAATTGTCTTATTAAAGCCAATTTACATCGCATGGGAAAGTTCTAAAATTTCAGATATCTGCAGAAGATATCGAAATAAGTCTTTATCCTGTAGAAAGTAAACTTGcctagcaaaaaacaaaaacatcccTGGGCTATGAAGAAAGTATTTGTGATACCAGCCTGTCCACGTCCAACAATATATTCTGAATATCCGCTATAGTCTCGACAAAGATATGCCTAAAAAATGTCAAGTATTTTATCTCCGTTCATAGCAAGAGTTATGGTTATACGCAATAGGATATTTTAAAGCCCAATGTCTAATTCGAGTACTATAAAGGATATGCTACTCCAATATTCAAACTGAGCAAGAATAAAACTAGTATTAGCGGTAACGAGTCGACAAATCACGCCGAAAATTCAGTGTTTGTAATCCTTAAAACTTCTGGTTTGAGTTGTATAAAAATCCAACAAAATAAAAGCTGTGTCAAAGTCAAGTCTCTAATTTCTTGAAAACACTGTTACTATACGGACAGTTCTTCGAATTTTGTATGATAATCACTGTCTGTTAGTCAAAAATTTGGGGGTTTTTGAAGAGAGTCTACATTTGAATGATATTTGATGACCGATACAGAAAGGTGCAAGATAGTAGTTCAAATCTAATTCCAATCCAATTCCACGTATCACACAACTAAGGTTATTTATTTCGATCTCATTTTGGCAGCGAAATACACTGATAtgaaaccaaattttattgccATTAATTCTGGACATGTAGCAATAGCCTCTTTCGATGAAGTACTCATTTGGCACTACAACACTCCCAAAGTAAGGTCCCACTTTGTAATTTAAACgggtatgtatataattttattgatttatatcTTAAGAGCGCAGCGAATTTGCATGGAGCGAAGGGGCGTAAAGAGAATCGATTTCATATAGACGATACGCCAACTGGCGTCGAAATGGCCAAAGACTTAGTAATTGCTACAGGAGGCGCAAGTTATGATAAAAAGGCCTACAAGCAACATGTTAACATAGATCCCATATGTGCACTTGCCATGTCCGAGAAGATATTGTTGGTGGCACGTTCCTCGGGCACTATAAATGAGTACAGTGTGCCGAACGTAGCGCTTCGAAATCGTCTTAAGATTAATGCAAGACCTTATAAAATGTCAATTAATTGTAATTCCAGGTATGTGAAATTCTTCTCACTtattaattgtattaaatacaatttaatctGGTAAAATCCCTTTTCTAGCCGCGCAGCCGTTATAGATGATGTTGGTGTTATGACTTTGCTTGATTTGGATGATGATCGTCAATCACAGTTGAATTTTAATCGAGTTGAACGCAAGGATGTTTGGGCCGTTTGTTGGGCCAAGGATAATCCTTTATTACTCGCATTAATGGAAAAGACGCGCATGTATGTATTTCGTGGCAATGATCCCGAAGAACCTATTTCTTGTTCCGGTTATATATGTGCTTTTGAAGATTTGGAGATCACTAGTGTTCTACTTGATGACATAATTAGTGGTGATGAGTCTCAAAATTCTGTTAATCATATTATACAGTTGCGAGTTAAGTCGCTGCGTGACACCGATGATTTATTGCATCATGTGGGCT
This genomic window contains:
- the LOC106614147 gene encoding transcription factor grauzone; the protein is MICRLCLKHFKDVINIFDEIGIELNVAAVLAKYFWFEPRSDDPISTAICNSCWISVSNFNEFYLGVEEAHRLLTERFSLKTDIEPNCRKRRNYSITEEKDVNAWLDQNLSTTIPKNDFSNDDELINNRQNICTLDKPAVKGLNCVEPKELNGEQSLDGDEPYINSESFMEEVMGIVEESEDALALPLERQLRSTRSKTKNFLEPSKSISDCGSKIIGNECQKTDLGKRKRRGRPPKIKSEKKDKKGRTKSKIDTNEEDDSQQESYEERMRQIDEKIAQCIRLVCDICATEQQTFSQLRKHMEKIHQCKGYATCCNKKFNKRALLVGHIEKHINPDCYRCESCDKTFADKQCMRNHFLIKHQPEEEKQYQCEHCPKRFARPYILEQHRLIHEERSHICDICKRGFASANMLSTHMKTMHSSYGATMCDVCAKVIRGRTAFARHQLEHSGIVLPKVQCEKCGSWHKDKYSLQKHKRRHNDDGTLHVCSICGKVAPNRSALLSHQRYVHKSERVFECSVCKKAFKKAISLKEHMTMHTGEVLYSCPHCPKTFNSNANMHSHRKKMHPKEFEETRKQRRENAAKPDAYVEKIDKDKVAEIKSSKEQNVTEVDISSEDDNMPQVIMIKSDDGRETHNILVTTEGFSDNEDVNPNDNSIIFTIN
- the LOC106627215 gene encoding U2 snRNP-associated SURP motif-containing protein, which codes for MKRISEKKLEAFAVGNMGKRTLSKKEIEEQKKKEDEAAAAHVFKEFVETFQEAPSASSKVWVKAGTYDAGSRREDNRDKGKLYKPGSKLDEKSAAEKAQEYAKMLASDLKKDVVPLKKKSQEKKKSNLELFKEELRQIQEEREERHKYKHLAGQAVAQQIVENTPEARESGSFDTGDPNTTNLYLGNLSPKISEQQLMEIFGRYGPLASIKIMWPRSEEEKQRGRNCGFVAYMSRKDAERALRTLNGRYIMGYEMRLGWGKSVPIMNQPIFIPPTLLELTLPPPPSGLPFNAQPPPADAQSIPRINYKEYTTEEEKENMEKILHKSVVKVFIPTEKAVLNIIHRMIEFVIREGPMFEALIMSREIENPLFSFLFDNESPAHIYYRWKLFSLLQGDTPSEWNEKEFRMFKGGPIWKPPIANFYTMGMPEELVVDPDATVVHKGALSNAQRVRLEDLLRHITPERFRIGDAMIFCIEHADAADEICECITESLSNPDTLVSKKIARLYLISDLLHNCTVKVSNASFFRKAIEKHLVEIFENLHNFFNSMESRLKAEGLKSRVINVIRVWEEWTIYPKEFLAKLKSVFLGKQIAPSPPPIEEAVEELQDDIDGAPLSGDEKDDEDLDGIPLDGAALLKSALMRGLPEAMSIQKSTPTRRGAGIEEDDDIDGVPLDEDIDGIPLEKLPSDFSDAQMRSNAKSGAFIPSKWETVDPEQVEAQAITTSKWDTLDPPQAPKFYDSSDDEQLNNNVAHHYDDDKRTKLREIEVKTMQYQDELEAGLRQLKSGWTISEQVEYFRLKLLKRDTDVTDSPLSFMNTKDNRRGSESPDSTSRRARRLKRSPSPVQYNSSSSRSSPARTSYKRSRSPLTTRREGSPTTSGTRTAKSSRRNRSRSPSDSPKRYAERTIYLSKSARYENSPRTRKSPSPGYSSSRSTKRDDREREYRSEKHKNRHKH